The proteins below are encoded in one region of Ammospiza nelsoni isolate bAmmNel1 chromosome 23, bAmmNel1.pri, whole genome shotgun sequence:
- the RPS10 gene encoding small ribosomal subunit protein eS10: MLMPKKNRIAIYELLFKEGVMVAKKDVHMPKHPELVDKNVPNLHVMKAMQSLKSRGYVKEQFAWRHFYWYLTNEGIQYLRDYLHLPPEIVPATLRRSRPETGRPRPKGLEGERPARLTRGEADRDTYRRSAVPPGADKKAEAGAGAATEFQFRGGFGRGRGQPPQ; encoded by the exons ATGTTGATGCCCAAGAAGAACCGAATCGCCATCTATGAGCTGCTGTTCAAGGAGGGCGTGATGGTGGCCAAGAAGGACGTGCACATGCCCAAGCACCCCGAGCTGGTGGACAAGAACGTGCCCAACCTGCACGTCATGAAAGCCATGCAG TCCCTCAAGTCCCGGGGCTACGTGAAGGAGCAGTTTGCCTGGAGACACTTCTACTGGTACCTGACCAACGAGGGCATCCAGTACCTGCGGGATTACCTGCACCTGCCCCCCGAGATCGTCCCGGCCACGCTGCGCCGCAGCCGCCCCGAGACCGGCCGGCCCCGGCCCAAAG GTCTGGAGGGCGAGCGCCCGGCGCGGCTGACGCGGGGCGAGGCTGACCGGGACACGTACCGCCGCAGCGCCGTGCCGC CTGGTGCTGACAAGAAGGCtgaggctggtgctggagcagccacGGAATTCCAGTTT AGAGGTGGATTCGGTCGTGGACGTGGTCAGCCCCCGCAGTAG